CGATTCCTGCGGGAGTGTTGATCATGAGCAGATCCGCTTTTTTAGATGTGATGCGGTAGGCGTGCGGAATGTTCTTGGGCAGGAATACAATTCCGCCTTCGGATAGCTCGAACTCCTGGTCGTCCAACCAGAGCAGCGCGGTCCCCTTGATCAGCAGGAAGACCTCGTCTTCACGCGTGTGCTTGTGATACGGGGGCGCTTCGCCCTCGCTGACATCGAAGCGCCCGACCATCAACTGGCCATCTGTGGCATTGCCGTCGAGCAAGATCGCCAACGTGGCACCGTCGAGCCACTCCAATTGCTGCTGCTGTTCCGGTTGCGCCAGGTATGCCATGCTCATCTGTCGTCCCTCTCCGTTATCCGCGAAGCACCGCGTGTTCGCGAGTCACTCCATGGGGCGACGTCGATGTCGGGTATGAGGATTGTGCCCCAGGGACGCATAGCTGTGAAGCGCGAGGCGGGAACGCCATTTCAGCCGATGGGAGTCACCGCTAAGTCGAGGCCGAAGACCTGCACAGGCGCCGACTTTCCCTTCAGTTCTCGTGATCCCCGGTCACCGGTGCGCGAATTCAGCGAGCTTGGCGTCGACTGCCGCATGATCGGGTCCCGCGTAGGCTTTCCGCTCGCGTTTGTTGACCCATAACAGGAAGGGGCAGCTGGCCGCGGGACCGTCGACCGTTCCCAGTTGTTCGATCCGCTTGCCCGTCTTCGCCTCGCGCAGTTCGATGTTGTACTGCACGGCGTAGTAGTCGACGCTCACGTGTTCGCCCGTGTCAGTTTTGAAGTCGCAGGTAAGTGACTTCACCTCGGTCTCAGACTTGCGGGTAAGGCAGGCAACAACATTCACTGACCGGAAGTCGTCGGGATTCGCCCGATAATCGGCACGGGAGTCGAGCAACACTTCGCTCCAGTGAGTGTCTGTCATTTCGCGCATCGGGTTCGGCTCGTCGTCTGGTGCGAACGCGGCGATCTGGTACGGCTTCGCGTAGGTGGCGGCGTTGCTGATCGACCCGCCATCGCATACCGCGCTGAAGTCCGTGATGGAGGCGGCCTTCCTGCTTTCGCCGCGCCCGTCGCGGGCAATATCGCGGACCACGAAAAACCCGATGATCGCCGCGGGTACGAGCAGGACGATCGCGGCGATCGAAAGCACAACTATCAGTGCGCGATTCGTCTTACGCGGCGCGGGCGCCGGCGGGTAGGGCGCCGGCGGATAAGGCGGCGGGTAGGGCGGCGGCCATTGCTGCGGGTGGTGCGGTGGTTGCGGCGGCGGCCACTGCTGCGGATAGCTCACCCTCGTGCCCCCCACGTCATGGTGCGGTCAGCCTAGCAATCGACGCGCAGACGCCTAAGACGAAGCACCCCCGGCCAAACGACCGGGGGTGCTTCGCACAAACTCACTCAGTGGTGGTGATGACCGTGGCCGTGGCCGTGGTCGTCCGCCGCCTCGGCGGGCTTCTCGACGATCGCCGTCTCGGTGGTCAGCACCATGCGGGCAACCGAGGCCGCGTTGAGCACCGCCGACCGGGTGACCTTGACCGGGTCGATGACGCCCTGGGCAACCAAGTCGCCATAGTCCAGCGAGGCCGCGTTCAATCCGTGCCCTGCCGGCAGCTCACGGACCTTGTTGATCGCGACCGCACCGTCGAGCCCGGCGTTGGAAGCGATCCAGTACAGCGGCGCGGTGAGAGCATCGGCGAACACATCGACGCCCGTGGCCTCGTCGCCTTCCAGCGACTCACGCAGCTTCTCCAACACCTTGCCGGCCTGGATGAGCGCCGATCCGCCGCCCGTGACGATGCCCTCCTCGACGGCTGCCTTGGCGGCCGCGACGGCGTCCTCGACGCTTTCCTTGCGTTCCTTGAGCGCGGTCTCGGTGGCAGCTCCCACCTTGATGACGGCCACGCCGCCGGCCAGCTTGGCCACCCGCTCCTGAAGTTTTTCGCGATCCCATTCGGAATCGCTGTTCTCAATCTCGGCACGCAGCTGCTTGACGCGCTTTTCCACCGCGTCCTTCGCGCCGCCGCCCTCGACGATGATGGTGTCGTCCTTGCTGACCACCACGCGCCGGGCCGAGCCCAGCACCTCGGTGCCCACCTCGCGCAGCACCAGACCGGCGTCGGGGTTGACCACCTGGCCGCCCGTCACGATCGCCAGATCCTCGAGGAAGGCCTTGCGGCGGTCGCCGAAGAACGGCGACTTGACCGCAACCGCCTTGAGCGTCTTGCGGATCGA
The Mycobacterium sp. 050128 genome window above contains:
- a CDS encoding cupin domain-containing protein; this translates as MSMAYLAQPEQQQQLEWLDGATLAILLDGNATDGQLMVGRFDVSEGEAPPYHKHTREDEVFLLIKGTALLWLDDQEFELSEGGIVFLPKNIPHAYRITSKKADLLMINTPAGIEGMFRYSGRDRATPRPEGFEISPEQMAEGADKFGQIILGPPR
- the groL gene encoding chaperonin GroEL (60 kDa chaperone family; promotes refolding of misfolded polypeptides especially under stressful conditions; forms two stacked rings of heptamers to form a barrel-shaped 14mer; ends can be capped by GroES; misfolded proteins enter the barrel where they are refolded when GroES binds); the protein is MSKLIEYDETARRGIEAGVNKLADAVRVTLGPRGRHVVLAKAFGGPTVTNDGVTVAREIDLEDPFENLGAQLVKSVATKTNDVAGDGTTTATVLAQALIKAGLRQVAAGANPISLGSGISKAADAVSEALLAAAIPVSGKEGIAQVATVSSRDEVIGELVGEAMSKVGTDGVVSVEESSTLNTELEFTEGVGFDKGFLSAYFVTDFDAQEAVLDDPLILLHQEKISSLPDLLPMLEKIAESGKPLLIVAEDIEGEALATLVVNSIRKTLKAVAVKSPFFGDRRKAFLEDLAIVTGGQVVNPDAGLVLREVGTEVLGSARRVVVSKDDTIIVEGGGAKDAVEKRVKQLRAEIENSDSEWDREKLQERVAKLAGGVAVIKVGAATETALKERKESVEDAVAAAKAAVEEGIVTGGGSALIQAGKVLEKLRESLEGDEATGVDVFADALTAPLYWIASNAGLDGAVAINKVRELPAGHGLNAASLDYGDLVAQGVIDPVKVTRSAVLNAASVARMVLTTETAIVEKPAEAADDHGHGHGHHHH